In Oncorhynchus gorbuscha isolate QuinsamMale2020 ecotype Even-year unplaced genomic scaffold, OgorEven_v1.0 Un_scaffold_18973, whole genome shotgun sequence, a single window of DNA contains:
- the LOC124030966 gene encoding bromodomain-containing protein DDB_G0280777-like: CESELKASGCQLALEEDEGFSDWTQRLEKRRQRHQEEQESSEDHQPQQQQNQPQQHQPQQHHPQQQQNQPQQHHPQQQQNHPQQHHPQQQQNQPQQHHPQQQQQPQLLPLNRASPIRPCLKTRPGPGPEEREEKEVEWERRASNKTQDTSRRVTDDKVVEKKKSELKISYTSKVMRHVNSNGEAAGAEVTSYLVAGKLSPR; the protein is encoded by the exons GTGTGAGAGTGAGCTGAAGGCTAGTGGCTGCCAGTTGGCTCTGGAGGAGGACGAGGGCTTCAGTGACTGGACCCAGAGGTTGGAGAAACGCAGACAGCGCCACCAGGAGGAACAGGAGTCCTCGGAGGACCATCAGCCCCAGCAGCAGCAGAATCAACCCCAGCAGCATCAACCCCAGCAGCATCACCCCCAGCAGCAGCAGAATCAGCCCCAGCAGCATCACCCCCAGCAGCAGCAGAATCATCCCCAGCAGCATCACCCCCAGCAGCAGCAGAATCAGCCCCAGCAGCATCacccccagcagcagcagcagccccaGCTGCTCCCGCTAAACAGAGCCTCCCCAATCAGGCCCTGCTTGAAGACACGTCCTGGACCTGggcctgaggagagggaggagaaggaggtagagtggGAACGAAGAGCCAGCAACAAGACACAAGACACTTCAAGAAGAGTAACAGATGACAAG gtcGTGGAGAAGAAGAAATCTGAGCTGAAGATCTCCTACACCTCTAAGGTCATGAGACACGTCAACAGCAACGGGGAAGCAGCTGGAGCGGAAGTGACCTCATACCTGGTTGCAGGGAAACTGTCTCCAAGGTAA